The window CTTCAATCTGGCGCACCTTATACGGAGTGTACTGGCCCCTGGCCCACATCAGTTCCTGGGCGTACTTGGCCAGGGTCACGCCCTCGTTCGCGAGCCAGACGGCGGGGCTCGACTCCAGCACCCGCTGGACGTGGACGTCGAGGTTATCCACCTCAACCGGCCTAAACTCCACGCTATCCACCAGCACCGGGCGGTACTGCGGCCAAAAACCGGTAAGCTGGTTCAACCCCTCGTAGGCGGCGTCGAGTTCGTTCCGGGCCGCCGCCAGCCCGGTGCGCGCCCCTGCCAGCGCCGCCTCCGCGCCGGCCAACGCCACTTGCGGCGACATTCCCGGGGCCGACATTCCCACCCGCGCCAGCGCCCTGGTCTTGCGCAGGGCCAATTCCGCCTTGCGGACGCCCGCTTCGGCCGCCCGCACCTTCTCCTTGGCTTTAAGCACGTCCCAGTACTTCCGGCAGGTGCTCAGGACCAGGCGGTCTTCTTCCACGTTCTGGGTGCGCTTGCTCATCTGCCAGTTAAGGTCGGCGGAAAGGAGCGAGTACCAGGCTATTTCCACCCGGGGGTCATAGCTTCCGCCGCGCACCGGGGTGAAAGTCAGTTGGTCAGCAGCCTGCCGGCGCAGCTCTTCCGCCTTGTCCACGTCCAGACCGGCCTTCTTTAGCGCCGCGCTCTGCCTGATGGCCAGCGTGACGGCCTCGTTCAGGGTCAGTTCCGGGGTGGCCGGCTCCTTGGCCCATCCGGCGGGGACTAGAAACATCCAGGTGGCAGCGATGACGGTAAAAAGCAGCACTAGGACGCGGCGCATAAGCTTTTCCCCTCCACAAACTAGTTAATCTGGTTAATCATTCACTGACTAAAGCATATCCCGGCCACACGGCCACGTCAACCCTTTGGCCGCAATTCCGCCCAGGAAAGCCGACCCCGGCCCGCTTTTAGGGGGCCGGGGTCGGACTGCTTATGCTTTGCTGAGTTTGTTGCTGCTTACAGCTCCATCGTCACGGTCTGGGTGGTGGCGTCCCACAGGACGCTCGCCCCGAAGGCGGTGGCGATATGGCGGAAGGGAAGCATGGTCCGCTTGTTGGTGATCTCCGGAGCCACGTCGATGGCGACGCGGGCGCCGTTGATGACCACGGCCTTCTGACCGACGGTGAACTGCACGACCCGGTCACCCTTGATCAGGGTGGCGGTGCGGGTGGCGTTGTCCCAGAAGATGTTCTCCTCCGCGACGCCCAGCGCCTGACCCGCGAAGCGGATCGGCAGGTAGGTGCGGCCGTCCTTGACGTACGGCGCGACATCCATCGTGGCCTCCACACCGCCTACCGTGTAGGTGGTGGAACCGATCACGAAGGCGGCGGTCCGCTTGGTCTCAGCCGGAGCCGGGGTGACCACGTTGGCCAGTGCCACCTTGGCTACGCAACCGGCAGCCGGGAAGGTAGTAGCGGTTTGGTTGATGGCGTCACCATTCACGTCAAAGACAATCGGTCCAACGGGGACAGTGCGGTCGACAGTAATTGCCACGTCGGAAACGGCGATGGTGCTGGCGACTGTGCTGTCGCTCCTGATCACAATTCTCAGTTCACCGCCTGTGACAGTGACACTGTCAATCCTCAGGTCGCCAGAAGTAACCTCAACCTTAGGAACCTTCGCAAAGCTGACGCCGTTCGGCCCGGCAACGGTAAGCATGCGAGGAGTTCTGTCAATGGCTCCCTTTCTGCTTTCAACGATGGTGAAGTTACCGGCAGCCTGGTTCTTCTGCCCGATAATCACATCAGGCGTAGCCGCACTGACAGTGACCGGGGCCAGAACGTTGGCCACCTTGAGCGTGCCGGTAGCGCCGGACTGGCCGGAGAACTCAAGGTTCAAGTCACCAACTGTATCGGCAGCCAAAGTGACTCTCCCATCCCTCAACAGGATTTCGGCCGCTGTTGCCGAACTTCCAGCGGTGATCGGCACTCTGAGCGTCCGGGTATCCACCGCTACGAGAGCACCAAGCGTAATGTCGCCTTTTTCAACCACGACCGTCGGGTTGGTGTTCCACACAGCGTTGTCAGGCAACTTGAAGGTGATGCTACGTCCCGCAATCAGGCTTCCGGGTACGGCTTCTTTCACGTAGAAGTCGCCGATCTTCTGAGCGGCACGCCCAGCCAGAGCATCCTCAACGGTCTTCGCTGAAACCGAAACGCCGAATTCGGCATACTTGGCAACCAACAGAGAATTAACATTCGTGCTGCTGGCACCGCCAATGGTTGCCGTCACATCGCCAAACTTGGCCAATGTTTCCGAAGGCGTGATGGTCGCCGTAACCCTTAGGAACATCCTCGGAGCTGTAACGCCGGTACGGACTACCCGCAGCTTGCGGGTATCACCAGGGACGACGGAAACGCCAATACCGTCAACACCAGGCGGCAGGCCGGTAGCAACGTTGATAATACTGGCTCCTGACCAGTCGAAACCGGTGGGAAGAGCAAACTCTAAGGAGTTGACGGCATCGACAGCAAGGCCACCCGCGATGTTCTCCTGTATATTGATTGAAACGGCTCTGCCGGCCAGACCCATCGTCGGGGTGCTGACCATCGAAACGCTTACTTGGCCGCTCGGGGCCTTACCGACTACCACACTGCCGTCGGGCAACTGGCCGGACAGGCTGGTGATGGTGCACGTAATGTCCCCACTCGCCGCTGCGGTGGTGACACCCGTAATGGGAACCGTGATCTTAACGTCGGTCAACAAACCACTGGCGGCCGAAGTGGTCAAGTCAAGGCGAAACTCCTGATTACCCAAACGCGCTACAGTAATGGTATCAGGCGGGGCTAAGGCCGGGGAGATGCTTGGAGTCGCCAGGACGGCCGGTAAGGTAACGCTCGAGGGTAGCCGGAACACGGCGGAATGCGTTCCAACTCCAAGCGCATCAATAGCGATAAAGATGGTGCCCAGATCGACGGTTGTTCCCGGCGCTGTGGTCTGAGGCACTGAAGGCGCCGTCAGCGCACTGTACGTTGTCGCCGCACCGGCCGGCACAGCCAGCGGGAGCATGATACTTAGTACGAAGATTAGGGTGAGCAGGATGGTGAGTTTCTTGCTCCTGATTTTGTACACCTATGTTTCCCTCCTTAAGATAAAGTATTTAAGGCACTTTGGGTTCTGAAACTCGTTTGGTGTTTCCGCGGTCTGTTGTTCGGACATCCCTCCTTTTCCTCCGTGCATACTTGCGGCCGACCCGCTGACCCGCTAAAGTAGGCACCCAGTGCCACCGGGTACCCCGCGGCGCGGGGCCGGCGCGAAAGGTGCTGCGCCTTTATCTGGAAGCGGCGGCCGCTGACCCGCTTTGCGGGTACCCCTGGCGGTCCCCGCCTCGCATTCCCTGGGTGCTCCGGCAGGCTTTGGACGGGCTGCCGGGACGTGCATCAACTGGTTGACGGGCGGCTAACGAGTGATATTCTGCGTTTGCTGCCATAATTCCTGCTGCGTTGGTCGGATGCTTCCAGATTTACCTGGGTAGTTAGACAGCGGGGGCGCGGGGAAAGTTCCCCGGCGGCGAAAAAATTTTTACCGGGAGCGTTAGTGGTTCCGGAGACAAGCTCATCTGGGTCCTCAACCCGGACGGCAGTATCCAACTGGGAAAAAACAGCGGCCGGCCGCGCCCGAGAATATCTTCCAAATCCCCGCGGCTCTCCGGCTTTCGCCGAACGCAGCACGTAGAACTAATGAGGGCGTCGCGGTGTATAAGGGAAGGAGACTTGGGCTTTTCCGTTGTGCTATTGACTAATCACGGATGAATGTGTAATAATGAATGTGTAATCTACGGTAAGGAGCGACGGAGATGCGTAGAATGCAGGTCGTAGTTGAAGAATGGCAGTACGAGGTTTTGCGGGCAATCGCCGCGCGGCAGGGGAAATCGGTATCGGCTGTCTTGAGGCAAATTATCGCCAGCCAGGTAAGCAAAACCTCTGGCAAAGACCCCCTGCTGGAAGTTGCCGGGTTAGCCCAGGCGCCACCGGAAAAAGACCTGGGTAGTGAAACAATTGACGAACGCCTCTATAAGGCGTGAGTAAAATGCGCCAGATATTCGTAGACACCAGCTTTTGGTACGCTCACGCCTTTGCCGGTGACGCCCATCACCGGGAGGCGGCAGCTTTTCTCAGCCACGTGCCTGCTCCCCTTGTAACTTCTAACTTCGTTTTCGACGAATTAATGACTATCCTGCGGTATGATTTCGGCCACCATGTAGCCGTGAAATACGGGAAACACCTGCGGGAGAGCAAGATTTGCACTCTGGTACGCCTGAACGCCGAGGATGAAGAAACAGCCTGGGCGCTTTTCCTCAAGTACAGCGATCAGAATTTCCGTTTTACCGACTGCACCAGCTTTGCTCTCATGCGCCGCCTGGGGATTAACGAGGCAGCCGCTTTTGACGGTCATTTTGATGCTGCCGGTTTCACCCGCTTACCCGCGGTACCGCTAAGAAAAAAGCCGCCGAAGTAAAGGTAATAGAGCGAACTATACAACACCCGAAGACGCATGATCCGAAAAGCGGTTCAACAATCCATAGCTGTGGAGCGCATGAAATCCATAACCGTAAAATTGGATGAAGCCACTTTCCGGCAGTTGCAAGAAGCGGCGGAAGCCGGGGGGATCAAAAACCAGAGTGAACTGGTGCGTCGCGCCTTAAAGACCTATCTGGCAAGAGAATCGCTGGCGGCCAGGAAACAGGCGGTCGCCGATTATGCGGCCGATGCCGGCGCTCAGCAGGAAGCGGTCGGTCTGGCGGAAACCGGCCTCGATGATCTGAAGGACTACCTTGAACAGATTGAGGAAGGGGATGCATAGGCCTGTCCGCCGGGGAGACATATATCGGATCGCTTTGGGCGATACGAAGGGCCACAAGACGCGAGGCTCTCATTATGCGGTGGTGGTACAGGCCGATTTGTACAATGTTTTGAGTACCGCGTTGGTTGTCCCGCTTTCCAGTTCCGTTAAACGCCCGGCCCCATTTCACGTCCCCCTGCAGGTTCTGGGGAAGCGTACTTATGCCCTGGTGGAGCAATTGCGGGCGGTGGACGTAAACCGCCGGCTCAAAGAACACATCACCAGTATAATTGATTCTGGGATTGCACGAAGATTACCGCTGGCTGTAATAGGCCGGGTTGCCCCCCCACGTGCAGATATTTGCGGATATTTTTCGTCCGTCCCCGCCGGGGGGAGGTGGAAATAATTAAGCCCTTTCCAAATGGAAGGACATGTACTAAATTATTAAACAGGTAAAGTAAAAGAAATATTTACAAATTGATTAACCGGGCCGGAACTTTTTTTTCTGCCGCAATGTCAAATGAGGTAAGTTAGAAGGTTCCGCGCGCCCAGGGGAGTGCTTCCCCTTTGGACGACGTCAAGACGCTGGTCCGGCGCTCGCAAGCCGGCGATACCGCCGCCTTCGAGGAGCTGGTCCGGCTGTACCAGGACAAGATATACGCGCTGGCCTGCCACCTCGCTGGGAACCAGGCCGACGCCGAGGATCTGGCGCAGGAGGCCTTCGTGAAGGCGTATTATGCCTTGAAGGGCTTCCGCAACGAGGCCGACTTCGGCACCTGGCTGCACCGGATCACGGTGAACCAGTGGATAAACCTCAAGCGGCGGGAGCGGCCGACCCTCTCCCTCGACGAGCCGGTGCAGACCGGCGACGGCGAGGTGCAGCGGGAGCTGGCGGCGGCGTCCGCGGAGCCGCAGGAGGCGCTGGAGCGCAAGGAGTTCCAGCGGTTCGTGCGGCGGGCGCTGGGGGAGATTTCCCGGGAGCACCGGGTGGTGCTGGTGCTGCGGGAGATGCACGACTACAGTTACGAGGAGATCGCCCGTGTCCTGGACTGTTCCCTGGGCACGGTGAAGTCCCGCATCAGCCGGGCGCGGACGGCCCTGAAGGAAAGGGTGGGGGCGCTGGCCCGGGAGGCGGGCGTGGCGCTCCCGGTCGAGCGGGAACGCCGGGGTGGTGACGAACGGTGAAGTGCCTGGAGGCGAGACAACTTTTTTCGGCGCACCTGGACGGGGAACTGGCCCCGGCCGAGGGTGAGCTTTTGCGGGCGCACCTGGCGGAGTGCGGCGCTTGCGCCGCCGATTTCGAACTGGAGCGTGCGGTGTCGCTGGTGCTCCGGGAGAGCGCCGTGGCCGACCCGCTGACCCGCCAAAGCGGGTACCCCCGGGTGCCCCGGGCGCCGGAGGGCTTCGCCCGGGGCGTGACCGCGGCCATCGAGAAGCGGCGGCGGGGCCGGGCGGTCGGGTGGTTCGGCGGTTGGCGACCGGCCTTGGCGGCGGCGGCCGCTTCCCTCTTGATCGCCGCCGGCGCGCTGGGTTACGGGGCACAGCAGTGGCTCGCCCGGGGGCCGGTGATCGCCCAGCATGATCTGCCGGGCGCGGTCGGCGAAGTAACCGCGCCGGCGGGTGACGTGCCGGCGGCGCCGGTGACCGAGAGCCCGGGCGGTACGGGTCAGGGTGGAGAGACGCCGGGCGTTGCGCCGGCCGGCGAGCGGGCCGGGCCCGGCCAGGCACCGGTCACCAAGCCGGATGCGGCGCCGGAAACCCGGCCGGACCGGGAACCGGGGCGCACCCAGGTGGCGGTGGCGCCGGTGGAACAAAAGGTGTTTTTGAACAAGCCCCGGAGTATTGAAAGCACGCTGATCAAGCTGAACGTGGACCACCCCGCGCAGGTACGGAATCAGGCGCTGCTCGTCGCCGGAGATGCGGGGGCCGCGCTGCAGTCGCAGGCGGCACAGTCCGGGACGGTCGAGGTGCTGCGGTTCTATGTGGATCCCGGTAAGGCCGAACAGTTCACCAACCGGCTGGCGGACCTGGGCCGGGTGGCGGACCGGCAGAGCGATTCGCGCGACATCACCCGCCAGTTCGCCAGCACATTGGAGCAGTACCAGGAGCTTCTGGCCCAGCGGCCGCGGGTGACCGACCCGGGTGAGCTGGCCACCCTGGACGAGCGAATTGCCTCCCTGGAGCGATGGCTCACCGAGCACGACCGGGAAGCGGAAGAACACGTGGTGGTGCTGGTGCTGCAGCAGAATTAAAATTAAGGAGAAATTCGAAGGAGCCCCGAACGGGCTCCTTTTTGTTTGCTGCACCTTTTGTTTTCAGCGATAGGCTCGACCTCGTTTTGGGTGGGCTTAGTGTGCTAACGCAGGTCACCTGGGATAATGGTCCATTTGGCAAGATAATAACGAAGTTGCTGTTGTACGAAAGGCAGGCCGGTGGTATACTTGAAGTAAGAATATTATACATTCGGTAAGGAGGGGCTGTGTATGACCGCGCAGGTGGTGCGGGTAACGGCCAAAGGTCAACTGACCGTCCCGGTTTCAATCAGGCGTTCTCTGGGCATCCGGGAGGGCGACTACCTGGCGGTGTACCTGGATGGAGACGGTATCCGTCTGAAAAAGGTGGAAACCGTCCGCCCGCTCGACAAGGATGATCCCTTCTGGCGGCTGGTCGGGTCCGGAGCCAGCGGCCTCGGCGACGTGGCCGAGAATCACGACCGTTACCTGGCAGAGGGAGAGCGTGAACGGTGGAAAGAGTGATGGTGGATACCAGCGCCGTTTACGCCCTGCTGGACCGGTCGGACAAACGGCACGCGCAAGCCAAAAAGCTTTTGCACCATCTCCGGGTGACTTCGGCGCCGATTCTGCTCACCAACTTTGTGGTCGCCGAATGTCACGCCCTGATTGCCGGCAGGCTGGGACCGGACCTCGGCCGGGCATGGTTAAGGGGCCTGGTCTGGCCGGTGGAGCGGGTCACCGAAGAAGATGAGAACCGGGCCCGGGAAATCATACTCACCTACGAAGACAAATCCTTTTCCTATACCGACGCCACCACGTTCGCCTTGATGGAACGGCTGAACATCGGCACCGTTTTCGCGTTCGACATTCACTTCGCCCAGTTCGGGTTCCGCCTGCTGCGGGATTAACCCCGGTTTACCGGCGGCCGCTGCCGTTCTAGGGTGATGGAAGCGGTGATAACGATCCGTCCTGGTCCAGAAACGCGTAATAGGCCCCGGTATCGACAAATGCTTGTTTACCGGCTATAGAGATATTGGTCATGAGGGGCGATCCGGGCCAGGGAAATTATACTCACCTGCAGGGTGCGGCTGAAGAATTATAAGGTGGCGGCCGATCTGGCGCGGGAATTGTTTTCCGAAAAGGCAGCCAAGATGGTCTTTGTTTCTCCGGCCCATCATGCCCGGGAGGGCCCGAAAGGGGCTCTTTTTTGTTTTGCTTTACCGGCCGGCGGCGAGGAAGCGGTTTAGGGCCGCGGCCAGCTCGGCGCGGGTAACGGGGGCGGCGGGGGCGAAGCGCCCGTCCGGGCGGCCGCGGAAGATCCCGGCCTCGTAGGCGCGCGACACGGGGGCTTGCGCCCAGTCGGGCACCAGGGCCCAGTCGGCGTAGGGCGGCGGGGAATCCGGCGGCGGGTCCCGGAACTGCTCAAGCGCGCGCACGAGGACGGCGGCGGCCTCGGCCCGGGTGACGGGAGCCGCAGGGCGGAAGGTGCCGTCCGGGTAGCCGCTGACCAGACCGCGGTCGCGGGCGGCGGCGACCGAGGGCCGGGCCCAGTCCGGGACGGCGGCATCGTCGGCAAAGCCGGGGGCGGCGCCCGGTCTGGTGGGCCAGCCCAGGAGGCGCACCAGCACGGCGCTGAACTCGGCGCGGTTCACGGGGCGGTCCGGCCGGAAGGTGCCGTCCGGATAGCCGACCATCAGGTTCCGGGCGCTCAGGGCCTGGATGTCCCGCTCGGCCCAGGAGCCCCGGATGTCCGTCAGGACGCGCGCTTCCCGGAGCGGCGGGAAGGACACCGTCTGCCCGGTGACGGCGCCGCTCTGGCTGTCCACCGCCACCACCCGCAGGCTGGTTTCACCGGGCTGCCTCTGGACCGGGTAGGCGAAGCTCCTCTCCCGCAGGGGCACTTCCAAGCGGCTGCCGTCGGCGTGCACGAAATGCACCCGGTCGGCGCTGGTGCGCCCGCTCACCAGCAGGTAGCCGTTAAACGGCAGTCCGGAAGCGCTCAGCTCCGGAGCGGGTACGCCGGGAACCGACCGCGCCGCCACCTCGATCAGCACCTGCTCCGCCCCGGCCGGCAGGGCGGTGAACTCCACCCGTTCGCCGGGGCGCAGGCTCTCGGCGGTGACCGGGTAGCCGTTTTTGAGCACCGCGGTGCGCGGGTCCAGCCGGTACTCCTGTCCGTCGATGCGGACCAGCCGGCGGCCGGGGTCATACATTTCCAGGGTGCCCGCCCCTCGGACCGCCCGTTCGGCAACGTCGAAGCGCAGCGCCCGGCCGACCCGCCCCGGCTGGTGCGGGTGCCCCGCCGGGTCCAGGAGCACCCGCACCCAGAGACCGGGGGACAGCGCGGCGGCGTCCACCCGCAGGCCCCAGCGGAAGAACTGGGTGCCGGGCGTAAAGGTGATACTTCGAAACACGTCGTACTCGTCCATCAGGTAAGCCACGGTTTCGCCGGTGTACAGCACCTGGCCGTACAGCACCCGCGAGAACGCCTCCACCCCCAGCACTTCCCGCGAACCCGGCAGGAGCACCGCCAGGAGGCGGTCGCCCGGCCGCAAGGCTTCAAGAGGCACGGTCTCCCGGTCCCGGCGGATGGCGGCGCCGGGAAAGACTTTGAACTCGGTGCCGGTTTCCAGAGTCAGGCGCCGGCTTTCGGGGTCGACCGCGTGCAGCCCGCCAAAGGCGATCGGCCGGCGGGCGCTGATATACTGCACTTCCCCGGTGGTTGGCGACAGGACCAGGCGGACCGCCATGCCGGCCCGCAGTTCTCCCACCACAGCCGCGCCAGCCGCGCCGAAGGGCCGGTCGATCCAACAGCCGTCCACCACGACGTCGTCGATGGAAACGGCGGCCGCGGGGGAAATCCGCAGGGGCTCCTCGTCCCCGACCAGCCGGATCTTCCCGGCGGCGGCGTCAATCGCGGCCAGGAGTCCGTCCCGCTCCCGGTAGAAGGCCTCCACCCGCCACAGGGTCTGGGTGGACGGGTTGACGGCACCCGTGATTTCCACCCCCGGAGGCAGCGCTTCCGGGGTCCCCGGGGCGCCGTTGATCCAGACGGCGTTCCGGCCCTGCGGGGCCAGGAAGTAGCCGCCCTCCCGCTCCAGCGGATTGATGGCCGCGAACACGGTCTCCCCCTCGAAGTCCAGGGTTTTCACCGCCCCGGCGCGCCAGGTTGCGGACACGGCGTACGCAGCCCGGGGCGCCTCAGCGGAAGGTCCGAACAGATAGAGGTCGGCGCCGGGCAGAATGTCCTTTGCGGTGCCGCCGGCGCGCACCCCGTTCACCAGGTTTTTCGCCCCGGCGCGCGGGAGTTCGACCCGGCCGCCGCCGGCGGTCTCCAGCGCGTTTCCGTTCGCGCCAAGGGCCGTCTCCCGCACCGGAAGGCAGCCGAACACCAGGGCGAAGTCCTGGGCGGGCGCCGCCGTCCCGCGGCTCCAGGCAGCGTTTTCGGCGACGCGCGCCGCCCGGACGGTCACGGTGTAGGTCCCGGGCTGCGGCCGCGCGATGACCACCCGCTCGATGTTGTTCACGTCGTCGGACCGGCCGATGCCCGCGAAGTCGTTGCCGTGGAAAACCGTGCCGTCCGGCGAGGTGACCGTCAGGTCCAGGTTGTTCACCAGGGTGCGGGCCGCCCCCGGGGCGGCGGGCGGGTCGGTCCAGGCCAGGGTGGCCGAAAAGGGCGCGTCGGGGTGTTCGACCGCGAAGGTGCGGGAGACGGCCTCGCCCTCCGCCAGGCCGTTGTGGGCGTCGATGTGGTGGAAGGTTTTCTCGCGCAGGGCGAGGACGGTGGCGCCGAGGTCCAGGATGCCGAAGGTCTGCCTTGGCTCCGCCCCTTTTACGGGTCGGGCGCCGTTCACCAGGGCGGCGCGCAGGAGGGCCGCCGAGGGGCGGGCCAGGCGTTCCTCGACCCTGAAGTACTCGCGGAGCAGGACGGCGGACCCGCCGGCCGCGGCCGCGGCCATGCTGGTCCCCTCCATCCGCTGGTAGGCCGGGTGGGCCGGGTAGTTGTCGGCCACGAGCGCCGAGCGGGCCGAGATGACGGCGGTGCCGGGCGCGAGGAGGTCCGGCTTAATGCGCCCGTCGGCCGCCGGGCCGCGGCTGGAGAAGGCGGCCGCTTTATCGGCGGCCAGGCTGTCCGGGCCGTAGGCCGGGCGGGGGTTCTGAGACGCCCCGACCACCAGGGCGTTCTTGCTGTTTGCTTCCGGGGTGAGGGTGCCATGATGCGGGCCGGCGTTCCCGGCGCCGAACACGGGTAAAAAGTCGCGGTAGTAGTGCACGAAGCGGTCCACCTGGGCGCTGACACTCCGATAGGCGTTGGTCCGGCCGCCCCAGCCGTTCACGTGCACGCGGGCGCCGGCCTCGTAGGCCGGGCGGAAGAGCGACACCAGGTCGGCGGGCGGTTCGAGTTCGCCGGCCGGGTTTAGAAGGGCCTGGAAGTAGATGCTCGCTCCCGGGGCCACGCCGCGGTGTTTCCCGCCGGAGGCGGTGCCGGTCCCGGCCACCGTGGCCGCGACGTGGGTGCCGTGCCCGACCGGGTCGGCCGTGCCGCCGCCGGACCAGGAACGCAGGAGGACGACCTTGGGCATGCGGCCCGGGACGCTGGCGAGGTCGGGGTGGATCTCGTCGGTGCGGCCCCGGTCCAAGCCGCTGTCGGCCACGGCCACGATCTGGCCGGCCCCGGTTAGGCCAGACGGCGTGGCGAAGCCCGGCACGGTGAGAAAATCAGCCCCGATGACCGCGCGTACCCGGTCGTTCAGAAGGACAGGGGCTTCGTAAGGTTCAAGGGAAAAGACGTCCGGGCTGCCGGCGAGCGCCTCGGGCAGCGGGGTGGACAGGCTCACCCGCAGGACCCGGCCGTCCTCCTCGTCCAGGCCGCGCAGGACAGTGCCGCCGTGCGCGTGCACCAGGGCCGCCACCCGGTCCTTGGCGTCCGCCCGGAACAGGGTGACGTTGAGCACCAGGGGATCGCCACCGGACCCGTCTGCGGGCCGGCCCGCGTCCGCGGCCGCGGCGGCGGAGGCCGGCGGTGGGACCGTTTCAAGGACGGTGAGAGGGCCGGTGCGGCCGGTTTTGCCGGGTCTGGTCTCCGGGCCGGCCGCCGGGCCGAAGAGCCCGCCGCCCCCCGGCGCGAGCAGAAAAACCGTAATCAGCAACGCACTGAGCACGACAAGCGCGCCGAGCACGAACAGTTGCCTTTGCTTTTGCATGCGGCCTCCACTTTTTATTTAAGGAAGTCCGACATCAGGGCGGCCACCCGGGTTTATCGGGTTAGCCGAGTTTACAGGGTTATCCGGGTTACCCATCGTGCATGTTCGTCAACTGGCAGGTTCGCCGATATTCTACCACAGAATTACAGGTTCCGGCACGGTTTGCCCCTGGTAATATATAGACGGCCCAAAGATCGCTCCGGTTTTTCCTACCTGCCCCAACTCTTTACAAGCCTCCCAACCACCTGACGTACGCTCTTTGACCGCCCAGCAGGTTGACCAGCTTTTCGTCCGCCGTCCAATATTCGCAGACTTCCCCCGTTTTCTCGGCAACCACTTCGGCAACGGCCAGGAAAGCCGCATCGTAGAGGGTGGGC is drawn from Candidatus Desulforudis audaxviator MP104C and contains these coding sequences:
- a CDS encoding S-layer homology domain-containing protein; translation: MQKQRQLFVLGALVVLSALLITVFLLAPGGGGLFGPAAGPETRPGKTGRTGPLTVLETVPPPASAAAAADAGRPADGSGGDPLVLNVTLFRADAKDRVAALVHAHGGTVLRGLDEEDGRVLRVSLSTPLPEALAGSPDVFSLEPYEAPVLLNDRVRAVIGADFLTVPGFATPSGLTGAGQIVAVADSGLDRGRTDEIHPDLASVPGRMPKVVLLRSWSGGGTADPVGHGTHVAATVAGTGTASGGKHRGVAPGASIYFQALLNPAGELEPPADLVSLFRPAYEAGARVHVNGWGGRTNAYRSVSAQVDRFVHYYRDFLPVFGAGNAGPHHGTLTPEANSKNALVVGASQNPRPAYGPDSLAADKAAAFSSRGPAADGRIKPDLLAPGTAVISARSALVADNYPAHPAYQRMEGTSMAAAAAGGSAVLLREYFRVEERLARPSAALLRAALVNGARPVKGAEPRQTFGILDLGATVLALREKTFHHIDAHNGLAEGEAVSRTFAVEHPDAPFSATLAWTDPPAAPGAARTLVNNLDLTVTSPDGTVFHGNDFAGIGRSDDVNNIERVVIARPQPGTYTVTVRAARVAENAAWSRGTAAPAQDFALVFGCLPVRETALGANGNALETAGGGRVELPRAGAKNLVNGVRAGGTAKDILPGADLYLFGPSAEAPRAAYAVSATWRAGAVKTLDFEGETVFAAINPLEREGGYFLAPQGRNAVWINGAPGTPEALPPGVEITGAVNPSTQTLWRVEAFYRERDGLLAAIDAAAGKIRLVGDEEPLRISPAAAVSIDDVVVDGCWIDRPFGAAGAAVVGELRAGMAVRLVLSPTTGEVQYISARRPIAFGGLHAVDPESRRLTLETGTEFKVFPGAAIRRDRETVPLEALRPGDRLLAVLLPGSREVLGVEAFSRVLYGQVLYTGETVAYLMDEYDVFRSITFTPGTQFFRWGLRVDAAALSPGLWVRVLLDPAGHPHQPGRVGRALRFDVAERAVRGAGTLEMYDPGRRLVRIDGQEYRLDPRTAVLKNGYPVTAESLRPGERVEFTALPAGAEQVLIEVAARSVPGVPAPELSASGLPFNGYLLVSGRTSADRVHFVHADGSRLEVPLRERSFAYPVQRQPGETSLRVVAVDSQSGAVTGQTVSFPPLREARVLTDIRGSWAERDIQALSARNLMVGYPDGTFRPDRPVNRAEFSAVLVRLLGWPTRPGAAPGFADDAAVPDWARPSVAAARDRGLVSGYPDGTFRPAAPVTRAEAAAVLVRALEQFRDPPPDSPPPYADWALVPDWAQAPVSRAYEAGIFRGRPDGRFAPAAPVTRAELAAALNRFLAAGR